In the Populus trichocarpa isolate Nisqually-1 chromosome 1, P.trichocarpa_v4.1, whole genome shotgun sequence genome, one interval contains:
- the LOC7463827 gene encoding putative disease resistance RPP13-like protein 1 isoform X1, giving the protein MNSCFPVHIAVLVLWSLSSDMAMAEPLYRLIQQKEEIKMTVVEAITSAILQPLFEKLASASFLKFASKKEKEIDGELKKWELRLLEIRAVLTDAEEKQITNQAVKLWLNNLRDLAYDVQDVLEEFENEAWSQTYSYKRGKSKLGKNLVPTCFSAGIGKMGWSKLEEITSRLQEIVAEKDLLDLSEWSLSRFNERLPTTSLMEEKPRVYGRGKDKEVLVELLMRGGEAANGSPFSVISIIGFGGVGKTTLAQLVYNDESVEFDYKAWVCVSDDFDVLRITKTILSFDSSAAGCDLNLLQVQLKEKLSGKKFLIVLDDVWSENYEDWTALCSPFASGARGSKVIITTRNEGVSLLTGSIYAYALKELSDDDCLLLFAKHALDASNFDDYPDLKEIGEEIVKRCRGLPLAAKTLGGLLRGKPNSKEWKAVLNSKMWDLPEENSGILPALRLSYHHLPSHLKQCFAYCAIFPKDYEFDKNELVSLWMAEGFLQQPKEKKQMKDIGKEYFHDLLSRSFFQQSSANNVRYVMHDLISELAQFVSGEVCFHLGDKLEDSPSHAKVRHSSFTRHRYDISQRFEVFYEMKSLRTFLPLPIFSPPYNHLTSKVLHDLVPNLKRLAVLSLAGYCLVELPSSICALKHLRYLNLSYTEIEVLPESLCEVFRLQTLGLRGCKKLIKLPIGIDNLIDLQYLDISGTDSLQEMPPQIGNLTNLHTLPKFIMGKGLGIRELMKLSHLQGQLNITGLHNVVDVQDTELAILKEKRGLSELSLEWIHNVNGFQSEARELQLLNLLEPHQTLQKLSIMAYGGTTFPSWLGDHSFTNMVCLQLRGCHKITSLPSLGQLPLLRDLSIKGMDKVTTVGAEFLGVGSSVKAFPSLEGLIIEDMLNWKQWSWSNGFNQEEVGDFPYLRELTIINCPMLAGKLPSHLPSVKKLSICNCPQLVALPEILPCLCELIVEGCNEAILNHKSLPSLTTLKVGSITGFFCLRSGFLQAMVALQDLEIENCNDLMYLWLDGTDLHELASMKHLEIKKFEQLVSLVELEKFGDLEQLPSGLQFLGSLRNLKVDHCPKLVSFPGGLPYTLQRLEISRCDSLKSLPDGMVITMNGRKSSQCLLEELLISWCPSLKSIPRGMLPITLKSLAISWCKNLKNLHGGIVYDGGDRTELSRLEHLTIEGLPLLPFPAFEFPGSLKTLEIGYCTTQSLESLCDLSHLTELEISGCSMLESFPEMGLITPNLISLSIWKCENLRSLPDHMDCLVSLQELSVYHCHSLVSFSKGGLPPNLIEFEIHYCENVTESMLDWGLYTLIFLKRLVIECTSPCTNMVSFPDDEGQLLPPSLTSLYILSLKGLKSISKGLKRLMSLEILMISDCPKLRFLPKEGFPATLGSLHIEFCPLLKKQCSRKNGRYGSMIAFIPYVILDVRFL; this is encoded by the exons ATGAATTCATGTTTTCCTGTGCACATTGCTGTCTTGGTGTTATGGAGTCTATCTTCAGATATGGCAATGGCTGAGCCTTTGTACAG ACTGATTCAacagaaagaagaaataaagatgACTGTTGTAGAAGCTATTACCTCTGCTATTCTTCAGCCTTTGTTCGAAAAGTTGGCTTCTGCTAGTTTTCTTAAGTTTGCtagcaaaaaggaaaaggaaattgaCGGTGAACTTAAGAAATGGGAATTAAGGTTGTTGGAGATTCGCGCGGTTCTGACTGATGCCGAAGAGAAACAAATAACTAACCAGGCCGTCAAATTATGGCTTAACAATCTCCGAGATTTGGCATATGATGTCCAGGATGTCTTGGAAGAGTTTGAAAATGAAGCTTGGTCTCAAACTTACAGCTACAAGAGGGGGAAGAGTAAATTAGGCAAGAATCTGGTCCCAACTTGTTTTTCTGCTGGTATTGGCAAGATGGGGTGGTCCAAGCTAGAGGAGATCACTTCGAGATTACAAGAGATTGTTGCAGAAAAGGATCTCTTGGACTTGAGCGAGTGGAGTTTGAGTAGATTCAATGAAAGACTGCCCACAACGTCGTTGATGGAAGAAAAACCACGTGTCTATGGGAGGGGAAAGGATAAGGAGGTTCTGGTTGAATTGTTGATGAGAGGTGGTGAAGCAGCAAATGGGTCGCCGTTCTCTGTGATTTCAATTATTGGTTTTGGAGGTGTCGGCAAAACAACTCTTGCGCAGCTAGTGTATAATGACGAGAGTGTGGAGTTTGATTATAAAGCATGGGTTTGTGTTtctgatgattttgatgtgcttaGGATAACCAAAACAATTTTAAGTTTTGATAGTTCTGCTGCGGGATGTGATTTAAATTTGCTTCAAGTGCAGCTGAAGGAGAAGCTGTCTGGCAAGaagtttttgattgttttagaTGATGTTTGGAGTGAGAACTACGAGGACTGGACTGCTCTTTGTAGCCCATTTGCCAGCGGGGCACGAGGAAGCAAAGTTATTATCACCACTCGTAACGAAGGAGTCTCATTACTGACGGGTTCAATTTATGCTTATGCACTGAAGGAGCTGTCGGATGATGATTGTCTGTTGCTATTTGCCAAACATGCTTTAGATGCAAGTAATTTTGATGATTATCCAGATTTGAAAGAAATAGGCGAAGAGATAGTTAAAAGGTGCAGGGGATTACCTTTGGCAGCAAAGACGCTTGGAGGCCTACTGCGTGGTAAACCGAATTCTAAAGAGTGGAAGGCTGTATTGAATAGCAAAATGTGGGATTTACCAGAAGAGAATAGTGGGATCCTTCCAGCTCTGAGATTGAGCTACCATCACCTTCCTTCTCATTTAAAGCAGTGCTTTGCATATTGCGCAATTTTTCCAAAGGACTACGAATTTGACAAGAATGAATTGGTTTCGTTGTGGATGGCAGAGGGTTTTCTGCAGCAaccaaaggaaaagaaacagaTGAAAGACATAGGCAAGGAAtactttcatgatttattatCAAGATCCTTCTTTCAGCAGTCCAGTGCCAACAATGTCCGGTATGTTATGCATGACCTAATAAGTGAACTAGCTCAGTTTGTTAGCGGAGAAGTATGCTTTCATTTGGGTGATAAGCTTGAGGATTCACCATCGCATGCAAAGGTTCGCCATTCATCATTCACTCGTCACCGTTATGACATCTCCCAAAGGTTTGAAGTCTTTTATGAGATGAAAAGTTTACGAACTTTCTTACCATTGCCAATTTTTTCACCACCATATAACCACTTGACCAGTAAGGTGTTGCATGACTTGGTTCCAAACTTAAAACGTTTGGCTGTGCTATCTCTAGCTGGTTATTGTTTAGTAGAGCTGCCAAGTTCTATTTGTGCATTAAAGCATTTACGGTACCTTAACTTGTCTTATACTGAAATTGAAGTGTTACCTGAATCACTATGTGAAGTATTTCGGCTGCAGACGCTGGGATTGAGGGGTTGCAAGAAACTTATTAAGTTACCTATAGGCATTGACAACCTAATTGACTTGCAGTACCTTGACATTAGCGGCACAGATAGTTTGCAAGAGATGCCACCTCAGATAGGTAATTTGACAAACCTCCATACCTTGCCAAAGTTTATCATGGGAAAAGGGCTTGGGATAAGAGAGTTGATGAAACTTTCTCATCTTCAAGGACAACTTAATATCACAGGGCTGCATAATGTGGTGGATGTTCAAGACACGGAGCTTGCCATTCTAAAGGAGAAGAGGGGCCTTAGTGAATTATCCTTGGAATGGATTCATAATGTCAATGGTTTTCAAAGTGAAGCAAGGGAATTGCAGCTCCTCAACCTTCTAGAACCTCATCAAACTCTACAAAAGCTTTCAATTATGGCATATGGTGGCACAACATTCCCATCATGGTTAGGGGATCACTCATTCACTAATATGGTGTGCCTACAACTTCGTGGATGCCATAAAATCACATCATTACCATCACTAGGACAACTACCTTTACTTAGAGATTTGAGCATAAAAGGCATGGATAAGGTAACGACAGTTGGTGCTGAGTTTTTGGGGGTTGGTTCTTCTGTCAAGGCCTTTCCATCTCTGGAGGGTCTAATAATTGAGGATATGTTGAATTGGAAGCAATGGTCCTGGTCTAACGGATTCAACCAAGAGGAAGTTGGAGACTTTCCTTATCTACGTGAGCTTACAATAATAAATTGTCCCATGTTGGCTGGGAAGTTGCCAAGTCACCTTCCATCTGTGAAAAAACTTTCTATTTGCAATTGCCCGCAGTTAGTAGCCTTACCTGAAATACTTCCATGTCTTTGTGAATTGATTGTTGAAGGGTGTAACGAGGCAATTCTAAACCATAAGTCTTTGCCCTCCCTTACTACTTTAAAAGTTGGGAGCATCACTGGCTTTTTTTGTTTACGTAGTGGTTTTTTACAAGCCATGGTGGCACTTCAAGATCTGGAAATTGAAAACTGCAATGATTTGATGTACCTGTGGCTAGATGGAACTGATTTACATGAACTTGCAAGTATGAAGCATTTAGAGATCAAGAAGTTCGAGCAGCTTGTGTCATTAGTTGAGCTTGAGAAATTTGGTGACCTGGAACAGCTGCCAAGTGGGTTGCAGTTCCTTGGTTCACTCAGAAATTTGAAAGTTGATCATTGCCCAAAACTAGTGTCGTTTCCAGGAGGTTTGCCATACACTCTACAACGTCTTGAGATTTCACGGTGTGATTCGCTGAAGTCATTGCCTGATGGGATGGTGATAACGATGAATGGCCGTAAGAGCAGCCAGTGCCTTCTTGAAGAGTTGCTAATTAGTTGGTGTCCATCTCTCAAGTCCATTCCAAGAGGAATGTTGCCCATCACACTGAAGTCATTGGCAATTTCATGGTGCAAAAATCTCAAGAATCTACATGGGGGAATTGTGTATGATGGCGGTGATAGAACGGAGTTGTCTCGTCTTGAGCATTTGACCATAGAAGGTCTACCTCTCTTGCCCTTCCCAGCTTTTGAATTTCCTGGGTCTCTTAAGACGCTTGAAATTGGCTATTGCACAACGCAGTCACTAGAGTCCTTATGTGACCTATCCCATCTCACTGAGCTGGAAATAAGTGGGTGTTCTATGTTAGAATCATTCCCAGAAATGGGATTGATCACTCCAAATCTTATTTCTTTAAGCATATGGAAATGTGAGAATTTGAGGTCTCTACCCGATCATATGGACTGCCTAGTTTCTCTTCAAGAGTTGAGTGTATATCATTGTCACAgtcttgtttctttttcaaaagGGGGTTTGCCTCCAAACTTAATTGAATTTGAGATCCATTATTGTGAGAATGTCACAGAGTCAATGTTAGACTGGGGACTCTACACACTCATCTTTCTTAAACGACTTGTAATTGAATGCACAAGTCCTTGTACAAATATGGTTTCCTTTCCCGATGATGAGGGTCAACTTCTTCCCCCTTCACTAACCTCTCTTTACATCTTGAGCCTCAAGGGTCTGAAGTCCATATCAAAGGGCCTCAAACGTCTCATGTCTCTTgaaattttaatgatttcagACTGCCCTAAACTCCGTTTCTTGCCTAAGGAAGGCTTCCCTGCTACGCTTGGGTCCCTGCATATTGAATTTTGCCCCCTTCTGAAAAAACAATGCTCAAGAAAGAATGGACGTTATGGGTCCATGATTGCCTTCATTCCCTATGTAATACTGGATGTTCGTTTTCTATAA
- the LOC7463827 gene encoding putative disease resistance RPP13-like protein 1 isoform X2, whose amino-acid sequence MTVVEAITSAILQPLFEKLASASFLKFASKKEKEIDGELKKWELRLLEIRAVLTDAEEKQITNQAVKLWLNNLRDLAYDVQDVLEEFENEAWSQTYSYKRGKSKLGKNLVPTCFSAGIGKMGWSKLEEITSRLQEIVAEKDLLDLSEWSLSRFNERLPTTSLMEEKPRVYGRGKDKEVLVELLMRGGEAANGSPFSVISIIGFGGVGKTTLAQLVYNDESVEFDYKAWVCVSDDFDVLRITKTILSFDSSAAGCDLNLLQVQLKEKLSGKKFLIVLDDVWSENYEDWTALCSPFASGARGSKVIITTRNEGVSLLTGSIYAYALKELSDDDCLLLFAKHALDASNFDDYPDLKEIGEEIVKRCRGLPLAAKTLGGLLRGKPNSKEWKAVLNSKMWDLPEENSGILPALRLSYHHLPSHLKQCFAYCAIFPKDYEFDKNELVSLWMAEGFLQQPKEKKQMKDIGKEYFHDLLSRSFFQQSSANNVRYVMHDLISELAQFVSGEVCFHLGDKLEDSPSHAKVRHSSFTRHRYDISQRFEVFYEMKSLRTFLPLPIFSPPYNHLTSKVLHDLVPNLKRLAVLSLAGYCLVELPSSICALKHLRYLNLSYTEIEVLPESLCEVFRLQTLGLRGCKKLIKLPIGIDNLIDLQYLDISGTDSLQEMPPQIGNLTNLHTLPKFIMGKGLGIRELMKLSHLQGQLNITGLHNVVDVQDTELAILKEKRGLSELSLEWIHNVNGFQSEARELQLLNLLEPHQTLQKLSIMAYGGTTFPSWLGDHSFTNMVCLQLRGCHKITSLPSLGQLPLLRDLSIKGMDKVTTVGAEFLGVGSSVKAFPSLEGLIIEDMLNWKQWSWSNGFNQEEVGDFPYLRELTIINCPMLAGKLPSHLPSVKKLSICNCPQLVALPEILPCLCELIVEGCNEAILNHKSLPSLTTLKVGSITGFFCLRSGFLQAMVALQDLEIENCNDLMYLWLDGTDLHELASMKHLEIKKFEQLVSLVELEKFGDLEQLPSGLQFLGSLRNLKVDHCPKLVSFPGGLPYTLQRLEISRCDSLKSLPDGMVITMNGRKSSQCLLEELLISWCPSLKSIPRGMLPITLKSLAISWCKNLKNLHGGIVYDGGDRTELSRLEHLTIEGLPLLPFPAFEFPGSLKTLEIGYCTTQSLESLCDLSHLTELEISGCSMLESFPEMGLITPNLISLSIWKCENLRSLPDHMDCLVSLQELSVYHCHSLVSFSKGGLPPNLIEFEIHYCENVTESMLDWGLYTLIFLKRLVIECTSPCTNMVSFPDDEGQLLPPSLTSLYILSLKGLKSISKGLKRLMSLEILMISDCPKLRFLPKEGFPATLGSLHIEFCPLLKKQCSRKNGRYGSMIAFIPYVILDVRFL is encoded by the coding sequence atgACTGTTGTAGAAGCTATTACCTCTGCTATTCTTCAGCCTTTGTTCGAAAAGTTGGCTTCTGCTAGTTTTCTTAAGTTTGCtagcaaaaaggaaaaggaaattgaCGGTGAACTTAAGAAATGGGAATTAAGGTTGTTGGAGATTCGCGCGGTTCTGACTGATGCCGAAGAGAAACAAATAACTAACCAGGCCGTCAAATTATGGCTTAACAATCTCCGAGATTTGGCATATGATGTCCAGGATGTCTTGGAAGAGTTTGAAAATGAAGCTTGGTCTCAAACTTACAGCTACAAGAGGGGGAAGAGTAAATTAGGCAAGAATCTGGTCCCAACTTGTTTTTCTGCTGGTATTGGCAAGATGGGGTGGTCCAAGCTAGAGGAGATCACTTCGAGATTACAAGAGATTGTTGCAGAAAAGGATCTCTTGGACTTGAGCGAGTGGAGTTTGAGTAGATTCAATGAAAGACTGCCCACAACGTCGTTGATGGAAGAAAAACCACGTGTCTATGGGAGGGGAAAGGATAAGGAGGTTCTGGTTGAATTGTTGATGAGAGGTGGTGAAGCAGCAAATGGGTCGCCGTTCTCTGTGATTTCAATTATTGGTTTTGGAGGTGTCGGCAAAACAACTCTTGCGCAGCTAGTGTATAATGACGAGAGTGTGGAGTTTGATTATAAAGCATGGGTTTGTGTTtctgatgattttgatgtgcttaGGATAACCAAAACAATTTTAAGTTTTGATAGTTCTGCTGCGGGATGTGATTTAAATTTGCTTCAAGTGCAGCTGAAGGAGAAGCTGTCTGGCAAGaagtttttgattgttttagaTGATGTTTGGAGTGAGAACTACGAGGACTGGACTGCTCTTTGTAGCCCATTTGCCAGCGGGGCACGAGGAAGCAAAGTTATTATCACCACTCGTAACGAAGGAGTCTCATTACTGACGGGTTCAATTTATGCTTATGCACTGAAGGAGCTGTCGGATGATGATTGTCTGTTGCTATTTGCCAAACATGCTTTAGATGCAAGTAATTTTGATGATTATCCAGATTTGAAAGAAATAGGCGAAGAGATAGTTAAAAGGTGCAGGGGATTACCTTTGGCAGCAAAGACGCTTGGAGGCCTACTGCGTGGTAAACCGAATTCTAAAGAGTGGAAGGCTGTATTGAATAGCAAAATGTGGGATTTACCAGAAGAGAATAGTGGGATCCTTCCAGCTCTGAGATTGAGCTACCATCACCTTCCTTCTCATTTAAAGCAGTGCTTTGCATATTGCGCAATTTTTCCAAAGGACTACGAATTTGACAAGAATGAATTGGTTTCGTTGTGGATGGCAGAGGGTTTTCTGCAGCAaccaaaggaaaagaaacagaTGAAAGACATAGGCAAGGAAtactttcatgatttattatCAAGATCCTTCTTTCAGCAGTCCAGTGCCAACAATGTCCGGTATGTTATGCATGACCTAATAAGTGAACTAGCTCAGTTTGTTAGCGGAGAAGTATGCTTTCATTTGGGTGATAAGCTTGAGGATTCACCATCGCATGCAAAGGTTCGCCATTCATCATTCACTCGTCACCGTTATGACATCTCCCAAAGGTTTGAAGTCTTTTATGAGATGAAAAGTTTACGAACTTTCTTACCATTGCCAATTTTTTCACCACCATATAACCACTTGACCAGTAAGGTGTTGCATGACTTGGTTCCAAACTTAAAACGTTTGGCTGTGCTATCTCTAGCTGGTTATTGTTTAGTAGAGCTGCCAAGTTCTATTTGTGCATTAAAGCATTTACGGTACCTTAACTTGTCTTATACTGAAATTGAAGTGTTACCTGAATCACTATGTGAAGTATTTCGGCTGCAGACGCTGGGATTGAGGGGTTGCAAGAAACTTATTAAGTTACCTATAGGCATTGACAACCTAATTGACTTGCAGTACCTTGACATTAGCGGCACAGATAGTTTGCAAGAGATGCCACCTCAGATAGGTAATTTGACAAACCTCCATACCTTGCCAAAGTTTATCATGGGAAAAGGGCTTGGGATAAGAGAGTTGATGAAACTTTCTCATCTTCAAGGACAACTTAATATCACAGGGCTGCATAATGTGGTGGATGTTCAAGACACGGAGCTTGCCATTCTAAAGGAGAAGAGGGGCCTTAGTGAATTATCCTTGGAATGGATTCATAATGTCAATGGTTTTCAAAGTGAAGCAAGGGAATTGCAGCTCCTCAACCTTCTAGAACCTCATCAAACTCTACAAAAGCTTTCAATTATGGCATATGGTGGCACAACATTCCCATCATGGTTAGGGGATCACTCATTCACTAATATGGTGTGCCTACAACTTCGTGGATGCCATAAAATCACATCATTACCATCACTAGGACAACTACCTTTACTTAGAGATTTGAGCATAAAAGGCATGGATAAGGTAACGACAGTTGGTGCTGAGTTTTTGGGGGTTGGTTCTTCTGTCAAGGCCTTTCCATCTCTGGAGGGTCTAATAATTGAGGATATGTTGAATTGGAAGCAATGGTCCTGGTCTAACGGATTCAACCAAGAGGAAGTTGGAGACTTTCCTTATCTACGTGAGCTTACAATAATAAATTGTCCCATGTTGGCTGGGAAGTTGCCAAGTCACCTTCCATCTGTGAAAAAACTTTCTATTTGCAATTGCCCGCAGTTAGTAGCCTTACCTGAAATACTTCCATGTCTTTGTGAATTGATTGTTGAAGGGTGTAACGAGGCAATTCTAAACCATAAGTCTTTGCCCTCCCTTACTACTTTAAAAGTTGGGAGCATCACTGGCTTTTTTTGTTTACGTAGTGGTTTTTTACAAGCCATGGTGGCACTTCAAGATCTGGAAATTGAAAACTGCAATGATTTGATGTACCTGTGGCTAGATGGAACTGATTTACATGAACTTGCAAGTATGAAGCATTTAGAGATCAAGAAGTTCGAGCAGCTTGTGTCATTAGTTGAGCTTGAGAAATTTGGTGACCTGGAACAGCTGCCAAGTGGGTTGCAGTTCCTTGGTTCACTCAGAAATTTGAAAGTTGATCATTGCCCAAAACTAGTGTCGTTTCCAGGAGGTTTGCCATACACTCTACAACGTCTTGAGATTTCACGGTGTGATTCGCTGAAGTCATTGCCTGATGGGATGGTGATAACGATGAATGGCCGTAAGAGCAGCCAGTGCCTTCTTGAAGAGTTGCTAATTAGTTGGTGTCCATCTCTCAAGTCCATTCCAAGAGGAATGTTGCCCATCACACTGAAGTCATTGGCAATTTCATGGTGCAAAAATCTCAAGAATCTACATGGGGGAATTGTGTATGATGGCGGTGATAGAACGGAGTTGTCTCGTCTTGAGCATTTGACCATAGAAGGTCTACCTCTCTTGCCCTTCCCAGCTTTTGAATTTCCTGGGTCTCTTAAGACGCTTGAAATTGGCTATTGCACAACGCAGTCACTAGAGTCCTTATGTGACCTATCCCATCTCACTGAGCTGGAAATAAGTGGGTGTTCTATGTTAGAATCATTCCCAGAAATGGGATTGATCACTCCAAATCTTATTTCTTTAAGCATATGGAAATGTGAGAATTTGAGGTCTCTACCCGATCATATGGACTGCCTAGTTTCTCTTCAAGAGTTGAGTGTATATCATTGTCACAgtcttgtttctttttcaaaagGGGGTTTGCCTCCAAACTTAATTGAATTTGAGATCCATTATTGTGAGAATGTCACAGAGTCAATGTTAGACTGGGGACTCTACACACTCATCTTTCTTAAACGACTTGTAATTGAATGCACAAGTCCTTGTACAAATATGGTTTCCTTTCCCGATGATGAGGGTCAACTTCTTCCCCCTTCACTAACCTCTCTTTACATCTTGAGCCTCAAGGGTCTGAAGTCCATATCAAAGGGCCTCAAACGTCTCATGTCTCTTgaaattttaatgatttcagACTGCCCTAAACTCCGTTTCTTGCCTAAGGAAGGCTTCCCTGCTACGCTTGGGTCCCTGCATATTGAATTTTGCCCCCTTCTGAAAAAACAATGCTCAAGAAAGAATGGACGTTATGGGTCCATGATTGCCTTCATTCCCTATGTAATACTGGATGTTCGTTTTCTATAA
- the LOC18109054 gene encoding probable transcription factor At3g04930 yields MAAEQDDTVFDQDLEVDDEDEDDQSSQSQNDDLEDDLEIENDDTLPENDDVLSEELLEDDDTSTSAAVPTAIPAVTIASIPAVTTTTTAVASDSTPDVLKRQRVPPDTTIIPSQDSKKPQFDDTRRLFQRLWTDEDEIELLQGFLDYTTTKGTVNNHHNDTALFYDQIKSKLQLDFNKNQLVEKLRRLKKKYRNVLNKINSGKDFCFKSPHDQATFEISRKIWSSTGKIAGFGNEDGHNLDDDDGGNPNPNPNFNNHNVMMDADVAVKIEDQRSTPRSRKRSRSRPVVGVRTEEKRVLMNDGFVGNETNVNGGGSGNGNLSSVIEETMRSCLSPLFKELLSNMAGAGMGGVGRGVGGLAMNAMPLSFGVGDVMMMDEKWRKQHILELEVYSKRLELVQDQIRAQLDELRSMGV; encoded by the coding sequence ATGGCAGCGGAGCAAGATGACACCGTATTCGACCAAGATCTCGAGGTTGACGACGAAGATGAAGATGATCAATCTTCTCAATCTCAAAACGACGATCTTGAAGACGATCTTGAAATCGAAAATGATGACACCTTGCCCGAAAACGATGACGTCTTATCCGAAGAATTACTCGAAGACGATGATACCTCCACTTCCGCCGCCGTCCCCACTGCCATCCCCGCTGTCACCATCGCTTCCATCCCTGCTGTCACAACCACCACCACAGCAGTGGCCTCTGATTCCACACCCGATGTATTGAAACGACAACGCGTTCCCCCTGACACGACAATCATCCCCTCTCAAGACTCGAAGAAACCGCAATTCGACGACACCAGGCGGTTATTTCAACGATTATGGACcgatgaagatgaaattgaactACTTCAAGGGTTCTTAGATTACACAACGACAAAAGGTACTGTTAATAATCACCATAACGACACCGCTTTATTCTATGATCAAATCAAGTCGAAACTCCAGCTCGATTTTAACAAGAACCAGCTTGTTGAGAAACTACGTCGTTTAAAGAAAAAGTATCGTAATGTTCTGAATAAGATAAATTCTGGCAAAGATTTTTGCTTTAAATCCCCACATGATCAGGCTACTTTTGAGATTTCGAGGAAGATCTGGAGTTCTACGGGAAAAATCGCGGGTTTTGGTAATGAAGATGGGCACAAtttggatgatgatgatggaggaaaccctaaccctaaccctaacttCAATAACCATAATGTGATGATGGATGCTGATGTTGCTGTTAAAATTGAGGATCAAAGGTCTACTCCTAGATCAAGAAAACGGTCGCGGTCGCGACCAGTTGTTGGTGTTAGAACGGAGGAGAAGCGTGTGTTGATGAATGATGGGTTCGTGGGGAATGAGACTAATGTTAATGGGGGTGGGAGTGGGAACGGGAATTTGTCGAGTGTGATCGAGGAGACAATGAGGAGTTGTTTGTCGCCTTTGTTTAAGGAGTTGTTGAGCAACATGGCGGGAGCAGGGATGGGTGGTGTTGGTAGAGGCGTTGGGGGATTGGCAATGAATGCGATGCCATTGAGTTTTGGAGTAGGGGATGTAATGATGATGGATGAGAAGTGGAGGAAGCAACATATATTGGAGTTGGAGGTTTATTCCAAGCGGCTGGAGTTGGTGCAGGATCAGATTAGAGCGCAATTGGATGAGTTGCGGTCTATGGGTgtttag